GGCCGCGCTGACACACGATCGTGTGCTCGCCTTCGTCGGAAGCATTTATGAACAAGCGTTCGGCATTTTACAGATCATGGGCGACACCGAGGTGGAGGGAGCATGAGACGCCACGTTATTATTGGCCGTTACGGCCCCGGCGATCGCGAACGGTTCGCGCTCGATAACACCGAATTCGAAACCCGACTCGACTTGATCGTCCGCGACCGAACGCTCGATCACGGGATCGGGCACGCTTTGAGTGACTTAGCTCGGATCGGTGTATATCCATCTGAGATGGGGGCTGACGTCCTGGTCCTAGCCGCGCACGTCCATGCTGCCGACACCCGCGTATCTCGCGACAGCGAGTCTCAGGATGGCTGGACAAGGGAATTGCGTTTGATCGTGCCTGTCTCCGATCCCGACCGATGGACAAGGGCAACGCCAATCTTAGTCCGGATGTTGAATTTTCTGACCGGCGATCGCTGGTCACTTGCCTTCAGGGCGCGCCCGAGTCGTATCAAGTTGGTCTCACTGCCCCCTTTAGGCCGACTCATTGACCCGCCCTTCAATGATCTGGCGCTATTCTCAGGCGGTCTCGACAGCCTGATCGGCGCGATCGATACGCTTGAAATTGGCAACACACCGCTTTTCATCAGCCACGCTGGCGATAGCGCGACGAGCGACGCCCAGTCCTCGCTCTTCGAAGCGCTCAAAGTGCAGTATCCGGCTAGTCCTTTTAAGCGATTACGCCTCCGAATGACCTTCCCAGGCGGCTTCGTTCGTGGATCAGCCGACGAGAATACCACGCGCGGACGCTCCTTTCTCTTTTTCGCCTTAGGCGTATTCGC
This genomic stretch from Desulfomicrobium macestii harbors:
- the qatC gene encoding Qat anti-phage system QueC-like protein QatC, producing the protein MRRHVIIGRYGPGDRERFALDNTEFETRLDLIVRDRTLDHGIGHALSDLARIGVYPSEMGADVLVLAAHVHAADTRVSRDSESQDGWTRELRLIVPVSDPDRWTRATPILVRMLNFLTGDRWSLAFRARPSRIKLVSLPPLGRLIDPPFNDLALFSGGLDSLIGAIDTLEIGNTPLFISHAGDSATSDAQSSLFEALKVQYPASPFKRLRLRMTFPGGFVRGSADENTTRGRSFLFFALGVFAGSGFGGTFTLKVPENGLIAVNVPLDPLRLGALSTRTTHPFYIARWNDTLAALGIDGRIENPYWDKTKGEMVAACTNGALLRHLTPISLSCASPTKGRWQGLSTQHCGYCLPCLIRRAALLKGFGAGADPTVYTIDDLTTRALDTRQSEGVQVRSFQLAIERLRARPALAPILIHKPGPLFDESPARQASLASVYRRGLDEVGVLLARVRTQPL